Part of the Henckelia pumila isolate YLH828 chromosome 2, ASM3356847v2, whole genome shotgun sequence genome is shown below.
tgccgacagtcgtcatggatgacgtcattgtgCTGACATAATCAATGACACATtatcgggttcggacgacccgaagtcaatatcggatggtccgatcatgttcggacgctccgaagtgtggttcagacggcccgaactccgtctataaataggagggccgagattcactTTCAGtcacaccattcacctcttctctctcgattcctcgATCTTCTAGcatagatctagggcattctaggcgtcccgttggaaatccgaaagtggcatagcgatccaggcgtcgtagcggagctgtggcctagttttgaggcaatcgacggcaaagggctaacgacggacgaaggtatagcttttgcttcctaaaaatatttaggagtatgcgatagcttagttaaggcttttagagcactttaatgatattagtatcatttggcagtgtagtgcagattataggcgtagacctagagctggtagagcgcgcctagtatttgaggtacgaaagtactgttcgagatatcctgactgagtatgcatatattatgtgactgcatgatttatatgccattattatatgctgcatacatttgcatcttgtactatctcctttgagatgtctgttagtagggttctaccctatcctattagtggatggacttccatcgatttgggtctggcgtatccactagtatttcggtatgtgagccacctcctgaagcgatggcacaacgtgctatataccagGGGCCGGTCTGTCagtgttatctgatccttgacctcgagttcatagggagttcactttgcatgcatgtatactcatactctcgtactaagcGTTTTaggctcacgtctcgtactctgtgtttctagacaccctattccatggggcaggtttgcgattggacgaggcgggtggatccaagaggggctagttagtggttggccagctggagcttcgcctaggttttatctttctgttgtatttggattgatacagcgttcgatctggttgtataatatttaggtatttacagattccttttcttggaattgtattttgattatggtttccgcagcttatttctgattactgtttaattaagttaattgcatgcctaagttctgtttagtaggtgatctcggtaaagGTCACTACACATCCTAACGGGGAGGGGAAGCGTCTAAAATTTCTGCTAATTCCCGAACCGCGGATTCATCGGGGTAAGACATCCTAACCCAAAAACTTTAAGAGCAAAGAGGAGAAAATAGACTTATAGGTGTGGGGTCAGACAAAAAACGGGGTCGAGAAACTTATCTCGGTACGGGAATGCTCTTGGAGGACGGGCAAAGTAACGGCGCGGAAGCTCATGTAAAAGTAAAAAAAGAAGGTTTTTTTCCGTCTATTTATAGAAGTAGGGATTGAATCCCAGCCATTGGATCAGAGGGCCAATCGAAGGTCCATATGAAGCCAGACAGCCGAGCTGGTTGCCTCAAAAACCGTACCGTCGACAGATTTGGGCCGACAATGTAGAAAACACATGGATCGGGACCGGGATCGGGACCGTACATCATGCCAAACCTCCCCATACAacaaacataaaatacatgACTATAGGGGGTAGGGCTCGGATCCGACCAGACCATATGATCTAAACTCCATAATTTCTTTAGACCAAAATAGGGATGTACTATTGATGTCCCCAAAAAAACCCAGGGTCCGGCCCGATCCAAGCCCATTAGTTCATACCCGAGAGAGTTGTTTCCAATTCATTAAACCCTATCATATTAAGGTCCAAGTCTAATGAAGGCCTAAACAATACACAAATCATAGATTTATGGCTGAGCCCATGTGATGAGGTCTAAAGGGCCGAGCCCTGCCAGGGTAGGGAAAAAAGGCCTACCCGAACCCAATAGTGGAAGTTTTACTCAAGACTCAAGAATATTGGAAACACTTGTAGATCTTTAAAAGATAAAGTGAGATCTCGATAAACTCGAGATTAAGACGAGATTATTAAATCAGTTCAGAGTCCTAACCGCCATGGTGAGTTAGTCCTACTGACAGTAGTCTCCTACCTCATGTAGAAATCTACTCCAACAAGCATTCTACTCATATGAGGTAACTAACCCCTCCTACCATTATAAATACCTGATATTTTACACATTTACTTTTACTCACGCATTCGCTTACTCATATTCTCTTTCTCTCTCTACTTTATTTATGTACTTCATATTCGTAATCtgagcactgacttaggcattgGAGAGTTCATGTCGAACACATCTTCGGTGCCCCACCTAAACCCGTTTCTGCCTGTCGAGAGCACTATTTTTCCGGCCCAACCCGcatattaaaatattgaaagattcGCTCTACCAGATcaaacccgaggtaaaattttgGTTATATCAAATACCGAATCAATCATCATTCCAATAACATACACACACTCACACACAATCGAATCAATTTTTTCTGAGTGTGAGAAATGATTCTACACACCGGTTCCTGACCTTTTTAgcataaattattttcatcaaaatacTTGTGGTTTGGATATTGTGATACTGCatatataatatacaaccaTTCGATTATCAAGTTGAAAGACATCCAAAATATTCGGGGTTGTTTTCAAGCGTGGTCTTTGAGGACAATATTATTAGGAATCCATTGTATCCTACAGAAAAAATTTTTTAGTCCGAGTGCATCACTATGCTGAgagcaaataatttttttaaagaaattgAGTGTATGGGTCTTGAATTCGCACCTATCATTTTATTGCATAAGATTCTTGGAGTTCTCCAACAACACCAAAATTAACTGAAGAGTTGTCAAATAGAAGCTGAATCGAAGAAATAACCATGCCACCAAGAATAACTTTAGTAGCAAAAAATGTAGAGTCGTGAGAATGACTATCATATGATCTCTGTTTCTGGAACACATTTCTCgtaaatgaatttttttattttttcaaaaaaaggaaaaaaaaagaaaaagaaaagaaaatgttACACTGTCACTCTTCTTCCGCGAACTCAACCATATCGCGGGTTCAAAATTCCTCATCTCCATCGTTAATTGGTGCCAAAAGATTTCCGAATAAGGCAACCCATTTCAGTTTCTCGACCAAATCCAACATCAATCTGATGGATTCTGTTCCCAAAACTCGCGAGCCCAGGTTCGAGTTCCTCACCCAGAAGCCGTATTTGCCGCCTTCGTGGGCATCCCACCTCAATCCCATTCCTTCTCACGTCTTTTCACTCGGCCATGTACGTGTATATGCACTcgcagtttttatttttgtgtgtgtCATCTGACATCTATTTCGATTTTGGCTTGTTTGACTTAATGGTCCAGTGTTTTGAATGGCTTGTATCTGTTTTTCCAATGTTTTTTTTAGTTGCCGACTCCAATTCACCGATGGAAGCTTCCTAATTTGCCTAAGGATACCGAGGTGTATATCAAGGTAAAAAAGTTTCTTCATTGATCATATTACCAGGCAGTAGCTGAGTCAAGAGGTTTTTGAATTGGGTACAGCTGCAAGATGCTTGTCATCTTAGTTTGCCCTTGTTCTTCTACATTTCAATATTTCTAAGGCCTTGATTCCTGGTCCACTTGCATTTTTAACGCATGGTGATTTGCGGAGGTTCCACTGGCAAAATGCAGCTATGCCTTTATACTACTTATAATGTACTTAGCCACCACTTCTGGAAATTCATAACAAGGAACGGATATGCAGTTTTTTGTGTCCTGCTTAAAGTTTGTCCACTTTCAACTTTTAATTTAATGTTTTCTAAAGTTAAGAACTTTGATCAGTTAGTTATGGAGGTTTTAAGCTCTGGTTTTATAAAGATTTTAAAATTGGAAACGTGTGGTGGTTGCATGAACAAACTGATCAAATTCTCAAGGTTAATGCAATGGAACTGATTTCTTAAAATGCATAGACGGCTTCTTATGGGTCAGAATTTGGATCTTGTGAGTTGTGACCAATGCCTACTTATTTTATGATTAATGAACTATGACATTAATCCAGTTTATCACGGTCCCAACAGACTTTAGCCATTGGACGATTGCAAAATGCTAGTTACACTCCACACACGGTTTCTGAATGACATTTACACAGATTTTTCTGTTAGACGTGCCAATAGGGGCATTAAACTGTTAAGTGTGATTCCTCATGACATTGGATTTTATCAAAAACTATGTGGGAAATTTGCACTTTTGCAGCGTGATGATCTCTCAGGAATGCAACTAAGTGGTAACAAGGTAAGGAAACTTGAATTCTTGTTGGCAGATGCGGTGGCACAGGGTGCAGATTGTGTTATAACTATTGGAGGTATACAAAGTAATCATTGCCGCGCCACTGCCGTAGCTGCCAAATATTTGAATCTTGATTGTTATCTAATACTGCGCACATCAAAGGTACTTAGTCACGCCATGCAATTGGTTTAGTCGTtcttaagttttaatttaaTGCCATGATTTGGTGTTTATATTAATTGTATAATCTTCTTATTTCCAGGTTCTGGTAGACGAAGATCCTGGATTGACCGGAAACCTCTTGGTTGAACGTTTGGTTGGAGCACATATCGATCTTGTTACGAAAGAAGAATATGCAAAAGTTGGGAGTGTTGTAGGTTTACCATATCAGTGCTTGCTTTCTGCATGTTTTAGGAGTGCAGTTAACTGGTTTATGTTACTTTTCTAGGCTAATTAGAAATACTGAATTGTTGATTGTTAAATTTTATTTGTGCATCAACAAGATTGGGGAGCCAGGGCCTGCTATTATTATGTTCCTTATGCCTTGTAAATGGAACTTACATGCTCAAAGACATGTATCTAAGAATGATAAGGGTCCTAAATAAGGCTTTAACTGATCAAATTTGATCTGTGAAAATTTAACTGTCACAACACTTCATACTGTTCTTGGTTCCACAATTCATTCTTTCTTTGAACCTTGCTGATGAATGATGATTTTCTCTTGATAAGCTCAGGTTAAAAATTGAACTTTGGACCATTTGCAATTGTGAATTGATAACTAAGTAGTGGAATTGAGCCAGTAACTTGTCTGAATGCTTTCTTCGCTTTATTGAATTACCAGTTGTCCAACTGTTCTTTTCTCGGCTTTCACAAGTTGTCGTTTTGATTTGTATGTCTTTTTGTTTAATATCAGGCCCTTACTAGTGTATTAAAAGAAAAACTGTTGAATGAAGGGAGAAAACCATATGTGATACCTGTTGGAGGATCCAATTCATTAGGAACCTGGTAATACTTGGCACCAAAACCCATCATTTTACTTTTAAATTCTAAggtcgaaaattgtttttggctTGGTGTATACAACTGAGATTGGTAAGCATTCTATCTGAAAGTGAAAAATAATAGCCATCTATCAGTGTGGctgttcttttaaaaaattgaaatccTCAAGTTAGTAATTTGACTCCGACAAAATTGATTAGCACAAATGACTTCTACCTATTTGATTTCTATGAACATATTTTCCTTTACTCATAAATGGCTGCTTTACAATTTCATTTCTGCTTGTTATTTATATGGTCACTGTTTGGCTACCTTCTCTGTTTGTGACCTATAGTTTATAAATGCTATCGACCAACACAATAGTTTGGTGTATTTTGTGCGGTTTTTATCTACCACATACGTATGGAAATGCAGGTCCTCTTTAGTATGCTTAATGGCAGGGGTTCTCACATGTCCTTAAATATGTTCGAACAATTGAGAGATGCTCAATCTTCTAGTCTGTACCTTATGGAGCATGAAAGTGCAGAATATTTGGAATACATTCTTTGAATTATGCATGCCTGGACTGCATAAAAAATTCTGCCCTAATACATGATTGGACTGCATAAAAAACTTCTTTGGAAGGCAGAGACCAAGTATTTTGGTGTAATCTGCATAAAAATGTCGGCAAAACTAAGAATATGATCCTTTTGGTTTGCAGGGGATACATTGAAGCAATCAAAGAGATTGAAGAACAATGTGGGAAAGGGAATGGTGAAACAGTATTTGATGATATTGTTGTAGCATGTGGGAGGTCTTAATCTTCTCTTTAATTTGAAACTGTACAGCTATAATCTTGTGACTAAAGGTTGCAGTATGTTGAATTTACTCTAATTGTGGGCTTTATGATGTGTGTAGTGAGTTCTCGGTTGACAAATGGTCTTAATTTTTATTGGTTTTGGATTCTTGTTGCCGGTTGGTTTGGATAGTGTAAAATTTTTGGCTACTGTCGTTAAgtcatttaaaaatttgaatGCAATAAATCATTTCATTTGATTAGGCACTCCAGTAAGACAAAGGATTTAGACTTTTTTCAATAGTTGAGCTTCCTTAGTGGTTGTCAACTTCATTCAATATATGCATATGAGTAGTGCAGTTTGTTGGCAATAAACTACTTCTTGGGACTGTAAATTAGAATAATATTGTCAGAATCACAACGTAAAACACCAACTGGATTTTgaatagaagaaaaaaaaattccatgCAGTACGGCACCCACGAAAATGGTAAGTTTTGGATAATGAACCTTAAGACTGAATTATACGAATTACCATGATCATAAGAAATCCTGGAGCTACCATTAGTTAGGTGATTGCATAAGGTAATGTCTCACTTTCAGTGtgctaattttaaattttattgctAATGCTTCTGACTTTGCTGCATCTTTGATCAATTTCTCTGCTTTTGGCTAGAtgtgaattatatatatattttttacttaTCTCGTTTCTTCTAGTCCCACTATGGATTTTAAATATCCATAACATATGTCAATTGTGGGAAGTCATGCTAGTTATACTGTTACTAAATTTTGTGATTATCAATTTATAGATTTTTATATCTGTCCTGTTCATGATTTTCAGTGGGGGCACAATTGCCGGCTTGTCTGTTGGATGCTTGCTAAGTGATCTGGGAGCTAAAGTATgtattcttcattttcttctTATATTTACACACATCTTTAAAATCActgactataaataattttcATCGTTGTAGGTTCATGCATATTGTGTATGTGATGATCCAGATTACTTCTATGATTATTCCCAAGGCCTTCTTGATGGACTTCGAGCTGGTGTTAATTCACGCGATATAGTCCGAATTCAAAATGTAAGCTCCttgtttattaaattattattgtgACATTTTCCTTCTGCTTGAGGACTAGTTTGaagtttattttctttttccaaTGACAGAAAGTAGGTGCGTATTTGGTTTATTGTTCTCTTTAAAAAGATTTTCTAGTGTTTGTGCTACGTTTCATTTAATGCATGTTGACAGACCTTAAGTACTCTCCCTTTCCTGGGTTTTACACCCACAAAAAGACGTTTATTAATACATAATATCCGCCAGATACAATTGGCTTCTCCAAATTGCTGTTAGCCTGTTATACTTGAGTTAGGTTTTGTTAATGCCTTTATGCAGTCTTAGTCAACTATCAATTCAAACGTGAATGTGAATTCCGTGCTTATTTTTCTTGCTCTCGACAGGCCAAAGGTCTTGGTTATGCTATGAGCTCAGCCGAGGAGCTAAAATTTGTAAGTGATATTGCTGCAGCCACTGGCGTTGTCCTCGATCCAGTATACAGGTATGATCTTTTACTCTTTTTCGTGAATGGTGGGGAACCTGCTCCTCACTTTTTGTAACCCTGAATTAACTTGCTGGCTGACTCTAACAGAATGGAATAAGTTTTGGTCACGCGTAAGTTGTATTCAAGAAGTCTAAACTTTTTACAGATCCAATGTTATATTGTTCAACTTTGCCCATTAATTATGCAGTGGAAAAGCAGCATATGGAATGATGAAAGACATGGGTGAGAAACCAGAAATGTGGGAAGGGAGAAAAATTCTCTTCATACACACTGGTGGGCTATTGGGTTTGTTTGAAAAGGCCGACGAGATGGCTTCGTTAGTCGGAAAGTGGCGTAGAATGGACGTTCATGCATCGGTCCCGCGGAAGGAAGGCACTGGTAAAATGTTCTGAAACATATCAAAATACAACTCCTCTTGCCAGATGACCATCATCTGTGTACGTGTTTCTTCTCTTGCATTCTCCTGGAATCTGTAAGATATCGTTTGGTTTCATGGATGTGATGTATGAGAGATGAATAGAAATGTGATAAAAACATGATAAATATGGATAAGCAATACATAGATTAAcaatatgttgttttgtatgtttttaattttataggattattgtgtttattattATACCTCTTAATTGTCCTTTCCAATTTCTATTCATCCTCCACTAATATCATGTGTTGGAAGAGATTTTTCATCAAACCCATCTATAATGTCATACCCGGTCATGAGATGACATTGagttaacaaaaaaatgaaagaaacatGAGATGAGCAAAAATTTGTGGATCATCTTATTTTCATCCAATGTACCAAACGGTAGCTAAATTGATTTAGATAAGTCGCAGAAAAATGTAATAAAATTCAAGAACACAACGGGATTGTGTATTGTTTGCTCTATTATAAATCTTTTGGTTTGTTTAGATATCAAAATCTTTATTACAAAAGATAAAACTTTTTAGTGTTACTTTTTTCAAAATGGACTTAATTATTCTGTCGATTGGTTTGGGAGATTTGTCGTACCACATAGTAGTTCGTATATATTTTGTAAACATGAATTTAACAAATGAATTTCGAGTTCCAAATCCGATCGAAGATGGAATGAATCTCAGTGAAAATGTTATCAAATTTGTCATATCATGTACACCACGTATATGACAGTTaattatactatattattaGAATAAATTATCAAATCCTGTAAGAGCTGATCTTGTCGTTTGGTTTTGAAACCACATGCACCAAGAATAAGACAATAAACAAAACATTAGAAAGTAGGGTTAATATACATTGTGGTCTATCTTGTTAGCTGTTTTTCCCAAAATAGTCACTATTCTTTTCGGGTTATCAAAATAATTCCTAATGTTttgtaattattttaatttggtCTATGCCGTCATATTTCCGTTAAAAAATAACGGAGATACGACATGTCTCTCCCTTGAAGCTTTTGAAATGGGATAATACACATTTTGATCTCTCTTGTTTGCCATTATTCCTAAAATAATCACTCTTCTATTCAGGCCGCCAAAATGATTCTCAATGTTTCATAATTATCCCAATTCGGTCCCTCTCGTAATCTACCCATTAAAATCTAATGGAGATTCAGCTCATCTCCCTTTAAATATTCTAAAACAGTATCTGAAAATGATTTTCTCCAAATTGAGAACCCTCGGAGGGATGCACCAAATCGCGAGAACAACAAAGTCGAAAGACACTAATTCGAAGCATATCATTGATTCATCTAAGGTAAGTCAATGTTATTGAAATTAATTTGTTAATTTTATAATCGAAACACTGCACCACTGTATATCATAGTAATACGATTCTTCTATTTGTGTGTTACTGTTAAATTATATAGTCTTTTTTtccgaataatatttttgaactCATTTGCATGAAAGCCAGTTAATTCTTAAACTGAAGagttatttaattcaaaaattaatatatacatattggGTTATAGTAAATAAGTTTTCGAAGAGAATTAAAACTTATTATTTTAACAATGAAAATCCATGATAAATTTGTTTGCATATAACATATTACCGAATAAGAATCTGAAATAGTTGTTTGCATTTGGTTAACGTAATTATTTTTGTCGGTGATAGCCCACGAGTCATCTCATCACATGCTAAGACCCATTTCTTGAGTCCATAGCCAAGAATTAGGGCTCGGGTCCAGCTCTAAGTGGTAAAGCCAACCCATGAGAGTAGGTGGTGGAAGGAGAGTGGTTGATCGGTCCCCTACAtctcttcctataaatattgtGTTTGCTCATTTCATTTGCAACCTATTACTTTGATTTTGAGGGGTACCTatgtgacgtcccgtatttcACATTCATGCTTAAAAAGATGCGAAAAAATGCAGAatacttttgaaatttttagtaaaacctaaataataaataactttgAATCTTCATGagttttactataaaatataatttttatgtcttATGTATTTCAATTTTTGTATGAAACGCCTAggcggttttttaaaaaaaacctaaattataaataacttggaatattcatgagttttactataaaatataatttttatgtcttatgtttttcaatttttgaacgaaactcttataaaattttataataataataataataataataataacaatataaatattaatagatatcaagtcttcatatgtaatatgagatttaattttttgctTGACATTTTTTCTGcgctttttctttctttctgtgTTTGTTTCTCGCTTTGCATCTctcttttagttttttatttttaattttttttaaataaaaatagtaaaCGCCTATGCGAATTTCTGCCAACCTAGGCGGCTTGGGCGCCGCCTAGGCTGGAGATTAGGCGGGCAACGCCTAGAGGCTTAGCCTAACAAGAAAGAGAGACGGTGGGCAACCGCCTAGCGCCTAGGCGACGCCTAGATGAGTTTAGGCGGCgttttttagaacactgcaTAAAATTAAGTCAATCAAATGACTCATAAATCTCATGACTCCAAAACTTGTATAAAATCTATGTGGACAAAATAATTCTAACATATACAGAAACTCCAGAACTTTCTCATATATGCAAAACTTGAAACTATAAAATATTCGATCTTAAAATAgtatgctaaaacatgatttgAACTAAAAATGCTAAAACTTTCGTGAACATGCTTGACATAAGGTTCTCAGATAGCGTTTCGTGTAATTCCTTCTCGCCTCCTTGACTACTCAGCCTCATGATCAACTTTTAAATCATCAACTTCTAGATTTTCATCTAcaccatataagcatagtgaagactcaacaagaatatATAATAACGAGTACACAATAAAATCTTATAGCATGCGTTGGACGTGCATTTAACATAAAAACATGACATTTTGGGTGACGAAATACATGCAAATGTGGTAACCACCATTAAGAGCAAGCCAAAGCCACTATGCACTTTCGTACTTTGGAAAGGCCCCTCAGACGCTCATCTCGGAGTACCAGTCCCGTATTGCTACCACAAgtacacataagacatcaaaatatttttcatgcataacATATCATCATACTAATCATTCATCATACTTCATAAAACATAATAAACTTCATCTTTTCGTAAAACATCATCACATTCATAAACTTTTTCATCATAAAACTTCTTTTCGTGTCAATATGCTCTGTAAATTCTTCATGCTTAAAATTATGCATGCTAAATCGAA
Proteins encoded:
- the LOC140880872 gene encoding D-cysteine desulfhydrase 1, mitochondrial; protein product: MLHCHSSSANSTISRVQNSSSPSLIGAKRFPNKATHFSFSTKSNINLMDSVPKTREPRFEFLTQKPYLPPSWASHLNPIPSHVFSLGHLPTPIHRWKLPNLPKDTEVYIKRDDLSGMQLSGNKVRKLEFLLADAVAQGADCVITIGGIQSNHCRATAVAAKYLNLDCYLILRTSKVLVDEDPGLTGNLLVERLVGAHIDLVTKEEYAKVGSVALTSVLKEKLLNEGRKPYVIPVGGSNSLGTWGYIEAIKEIEEQCGKGNGETVFDDIVVACGSGGTIAGLSVGCLLSDLGAKVHAYCVCDDPDYFYDYSQGLLDGLRAGVNSRDIVRIQNAKGLGYAMSSAEELKFVSDIAAATGVVLDPVYSGKAAYGMMKDMGEKPEMWEGRKILFIHTGGLLGLFEKADEMASLVGKWRRMDVHASVPRKEGTGKMF